In Montipora foliosa isolate CH-2021 unplaced genomic scaffold, ASM3666993v2 scaffold_412, whole genome shotgun sequence, a genomic segment contains:
- the LOC137988303 gene encoding uncharacterized protein: MEFLKKEKPSLPYESIKEVLENYSTLDGGRSLSAIGNAIRNKLPEGPFTRKRLTKASVEKFTPANTRYCQQFLNTLSALPPEKLKFFDEAGVHTGTGNPVYGNSLRGEGAVEVISGNKKGANVKLNLLCGLEGVLYANTVEGASDSTNFLNFFAEAGQVTTPLGNPAIEFGDYIILDNCSTHRYETGNILQRWLLQMGAQVIYTPSLSPELNVAEYVFNKMKTVLKREEFGRVLRENIHVAIYEALELVTTEDMFGFYKFIL; this comes from the coding sequence ATGGAATTTCTTAAAAAGGAGAAGCCTTCCCTTCCGTATGAATCGATTAAAGAAGTGCTTGAAAACTATAGCACATTAGACGGAGGAAGGTCTTTATCAGCGATTGGAAATGCTATCAGGAATAAGTTGCCTGAGGGACCTTTTACTAGGAAGCGGTTAACAAAGGCATCTGTGGAAAAATTTACCCCTGCGAACACTCGTTACTGTCAGCAGTTTCTAAATACTCTGAGTGCTTTGCCACCAGAAAAACTCAAGTTCTTTGACGAGGCTGGTGTTCACACTGGGACAGGAAATCCCGTTTATGGAAATTCTCTCAGAGGAGAAGGAGCGGTTGAAGTAATTTCTGGCAATAAGAAAGGTGCAAATGTAAAACTTAACCTATTGTGTGGACTGGAAGGAGTACTTTACGCAAATACTGTGGAGGGAGCTTCAGATTCtacaaattttcttaatttctttgccgAAGCTGGCCAAGTCACAACTCCACTTGGAAATCCCGCCATCGAATTTGGCGATTATATCATACTTGACAACTGCTCCACACATCGATACGAGACTGGGAACATTTTGCAAAGATGGTTATTGCAGATGGGAGCACAAGTCATTTATACTCCATCCCTTTCACCAGAATTAAACGTTGCAGAATAcgttttcaataaaatgaaaactgtgTTAAAGAGGGAAGAATTCGGACGCGTCTTGCGGGAAAACATTCATGTAGCAATCTACGAGGCGTTAGAACTCGTAACTACTGAAGACATGTTTGGTTTTTATAAGTTTATATTGTAG